The stretch of DNA TAATTTGCGAGAAAAGCTAGCAGCAAGGTTGGCAAATTTCAGTCACAACCAAACGATGGGGCTAGTTCGGCAAAACAACCAAACGGCTGCGGGTGCAAGCTTAGCTTATCTGGATTTAGCAAGCTTTCCTAGCTGAGCTATCGCTCAGATTAGCAAAGCTACCAAACAAGTGGCCGTGCGTCggcgcagcaggcggcgggATCTGCTGCCGCGGATGGCGGCGGGCCCGCGGGCCGCTGATGCGGCTGCCGCAGGGCGCTGCGCAGCAGGGGCCAGGGCCCAGGGGCGCGCGCGTCTGCAGCCTGCCAGCAGCCGGCTAGGCGACGCGGCACGGTCAGCGACAGGGGGGCCGCAGCTGTTGTTGACATCTTCGGTAGTAAGTCAAACACATCATAAACTGATGATTGCCGTGATAACAATTAACAACACAATTAGTGAGCTGCCTTTGGCAGAGGTGCTGGCATGCTCTAATCGTGGTCTAAGCAGTCCATATCAACTTAACATGCCAACGAGCATTGTTGGCCTGTGCAAAAGAAGGTTATTCGCTCGGTTCGGCACATCATGTAAACCTAGCTTAGCTCCACCTTGTTTGGCGCTGGCAATATCAAATTACATGTTTCAGAAATTTCATAAGGTTCTGGTTCTTCAGAATAtattactccctccattccaaaatGTAGATCGTTTTGATGaatctagatacataatttttactatTTATCTACGTATAATGTTCATGTGGATGCATAATAAAAAAgtatgtatctagatttgctAAAACGAACTATAATTTTAAATGGAGGGATTAGAATTTAAGCCCCTGGAAAAAACCAGCCGGTAAACGCCTTGTTATTGCAAGAATTTATATGTATGCTGTAGACTACGAGGGCACAAAAGGAACAGAAATAGAAGCGAGATCACTTGTCGCTGCATTGCTGTTAATTGCGACTATTTTCAGTACAAACACTTAACTCAAGGGCCAAGGAGGCAAGGACGCTTGTTGACTTGCTTTTCAACATTGCAGCTTGTAAGTCACATTGCTTTTGAGTTAAGCAGGCACAACTAGTTAAAACTTGTAGTAGAACATATTGTTCAGAAAAATGTCTAGTAGAACATCTGCGCATGCGAGGCTCAGCGGTATCGTGTTTTTATCAATGTCATTTTCAACTGGCTTGGCAGAACTACCCAAATTTAGCAATTAACCTTCAAAGAAAACTGGACCAAAAGAAAGCAAATATGCCGGACTCATCCAAAAGTGGACTTACTAGTGAAGGATATCAAGAACGCAAAATCCtgtgatgctaagtttctcatTATCCCCACTTTATCTGTCTCGCAATTTTCTTGGAGGGCATTCATTACATCCTTATCGGCCTCTCATGGTCTCATCTCTTGCAGCATGGGCCTCACAATTTCATGGAAAGAAATCCTTGGCTTCTCGAAGGTGGAGGCGACAGAAGCCATGTGAGTACGTGACCGGCCATACCCAAAACTGCTCAGGAGTCTCCATGCTCATGTCCTCCACTAAAATCCGTCAGGTTTGAAAAATGACTCTTAACTCCATACATGGCAGCTATGCGTTGCATCTAGAGCCAAGTACAACACAAAAAGCTTAACACACAACAACAGGCAAGTACACCTCCAATTGAATGGCAAACAAACATAAAGGAATGAGCATTAGATGCAACAACTGTTTCTCTGCATGCAAGCATTCTTTTCCAGTATATTCTAGCCATGAAGTTAATCCTGCCTTTTCCCTCCTGAATATAGAATATTCTCTAGCCAAATATATCAATTGCTGCTCCATAATTGTAATTAGCTGAAGAAAACTCAAGATTTTGGTGTCATGATGCTCATTAGTTTATGCTGGGtcttaagcttgaaatttatgaAAATGCTGCACTAGAAGGGAGGAGAGACCACTAGCTAAATTCTCTAGTGCTCGAAGTGAACATCAAGTTACAATCTTGAGGAAAGCTGAGAGAAATTTTGATTGGTTAATCTTGTTACTCAAGAGGTCAAGGAACAAGGTAAAAATGTAGCTACAAAGCATGCACAGTGCCCCCTCCTTTCAATTGATCCCCAACTAAGAACAGAAGAAATCAAAGATAAACAAGCAAGAATCATAAGTAAAGAGGATGAAATGGCTACAAAAAATCGAAGGATAAGGTGAAAACAGAAacggaagggaagaagaaaggatagAGCCCTCACTTCCCTTGTTTAATCCCACCTCTCTGGGAGCTCATAAAAAAATGAGGTGGGGATTAAGCAAATTGTCGGGGCACTGAGCCTTGTCTCCCGCCATGGctactgctgttgctgctgcggctgcggctgctgtTGGGATTGTTGCTCCTGCGGCGGCAGCTGCGGCTGCCTCCTGCTGGCGCTGCCGGTGTGCTTGTTGTTGTGCATCCACACCTTGAAGACCTGGCGCCGCACGCCGACCTGCTCGCAGAACTGCTGCACCAGCGCCTCGTCCTGCTTCTGCATCCGCCAGCCCAGCCGCTCCGCGAACGCCAGCATCTGCTCCTTCTGCTCCGGCGTGAACTTGGTCCGGAACCGCTTCCGCCGCAGGTGtccctgcgccgccgcggcgtgcgCGGACGGCGCCCCGCGCTCCTCGCTGGACGACTCGGTCGTGGTGCCGCCACTGCCGCTGGGCGTGCCGAGgtacgggagcggcggcggcggcggcgcgtagtGGGGGTGGCTGGCGGAGGCGTAGGGGtggggcggcggcaggaggagcGGGACGTGCGGGGCCGTCGGCGTcacaggcggcgcgggcgccgggaGCAGCAGCTGGCGCCGCTGGCCGTCGTCCTTGCGGTGGAAGCTGCGGTGGCAGCCGCAGGCGGCGCACTTGAGCGCGTcgtccccggcgccggcgccgggcaTGAACTCCCCGCAGCCGTCGACAACATGCCCACCCAGCGCCGCCGCGTGGTTGCGCAAGCACTCGTGGTACCGCGCCACCTCGGGGGGCGCCGCGTGGTTCCCCGGGGGCGGGGCcgtggcgggggcgggggcggcccTGCTGGGCGCGACCGGCGGCGCGGAGCTGGCGCCCATCCCCTCGGCGGGTTCCTCCTGGCCCCTAAATTCCATCAGCGCATGCCTGCCCGGGGCGAGGACCCGACGGGCGAGTCCGTGAGAGCGACGGCACGGAGCGCGGCAGCGCACTCCCGTTCCCCTTCACACACTGTTGCaggggcaggcaggcaggcggtGCTCGCTTGCCTCAGCTAGTATAGCGTAGCGGTGGCGTTGGCTCTCACTCGCTCGTATCCATCTCGTTGTTTCCTAACCTTGGCAGGCTGCCTGCCTGTCTGCGCCGCGGCTGCAGCAGCTGCGGCGCCGTGTGACGGACGGTGTGCTTGGCTTTTGTGCTTTGGTGTGGGGGCTGGAGGGAAGCCGAGGGCCGAGAGCGAGGCTCACCCCGTCACTCCTCCACTCGCTTCAAGTGGCAAGTGATGGTATTGGTGGCCGTCGTGGTGGTGGGGGTCGGCTGTGCTGAGCTGAGCTGAGCAAAGCagctgtgtgtgtgtgtggttggggggggggggggggggggggtgttccGGTCTGGCTCGGTTGGGAAATGGCGCTTTTGTTTCCTACCGCCggggcgggggaggcgcggcgcggcgagcgacCGACAGCGGCAGGGCTGACCCCTCCCCACGCCCTGCTGGCTCCCGCAGCGCGGACCCAGCCCGGGCTTCAATGATTCAGCCGGCGACGAGCCGGGCAGCGCTCGCCGCTGTAGCCACGGGCCTTGGTTCGCGGCCGTCGGATCGGGGCGGCGATCGGGGAACAGCGCCTAGTCTAGCCGCCCACTGTTAGGCCAGGCTAGCTACTAGATACGCTGCACAGCGCCGTCGATCAGGCGCCCGGGCGCTTCCGGGCTAATTGACCCATTGTCCCTTTCGGGAGCTGCTGTAAACGTGTGCGGTGGTGAGGATGAGCTAGAAGCCAACTCCATCTTGTGGTTCACGGCCTCCTCTCGTTAGAAGACAAAACAATATATCCGGGTTTCGCTCTTCatttagggcctgtttagatcattttgcaaaaatgcaaaaaaaattttacaaagaaatcttaccaatttgaagtactaaatgaagtctatttacaaaaatttttgcatggatgggttgtaaatcacgagacgaatctaatgatgctaattaatccatgattaagcaataattagcggatggttactgtagcatcactgttgcaaaacatggattaagtaggctcattagattcgtctcgcgatttacaacccatccatgcaaaaagttttataaatagacttcatttaatacttcaaattagcaagattcctttagCATCTTTGCGTTTATAGTTTTTTTGCGTTTTTCCGGaatgaactaaacaggcccttaaACAAAATCTGGTTTGTGATCGTACGATTGTCGTTCTTCGGATCAGATCCCACTGATCTGTGATGCGCTGATGGTGACTCCGTATGCCATGCTGTGCGAAGATCTCGTACTGGATCCGGTCACCCCCACCAAGAGATACGATCTGCACTGGGAGGTGGAGGTACTGCGATGGCATGTTCACTTAGCTTGCGGCAGCCATGGAACGATTGATATCAGCTCGTGCTGCCGTGCCGAGTACATGTAAACATAGTTGACTCGCTGCGCTACGCAGACCAGATCCTTCGCTTGAGGGTCCGCAGTCCGTACCGCGCACAGTAACCTCAGCATGGACCAGGCATGGCAGGACACAAGTTGCTTTGAAATTTCAGGGACAAAGCTTAGCCTAGCGCCATGATTGCACCCAACGGTTGAAGCCAACACGTATATTGATATAATTTCCAAAGCCTTTCTGGACCAAATTGGCCATTCACCCAATAGCCATCGATGGGTAGCGAGATATATCCTTGGGTATACACCCTCCTT from Panicum hallii strain FIL2 chromosome 3, PHallii_v3.1, whole genome shotgun sequence encodes:
- the LOC112888123 gene encoding zinc-finger homeodomain protein 6-like, coding for MEFRGQEEPAEGMGASSAPPVAPSRAAPAPATAPPPGNHAAPPEVARYHECLRNHAAALGGHVVDGCGEFMPGAGAGDDALKCAACGCHRSFHRKDDGQRRQLLLPAPAPPVTPTAPHVPLLLPPPHPYASASHPHYAPPPPPLPYLGTPSGSGGTTTESSSEERGAPSAHAAAAQGHLRRKRFRTKFTPEQKEQMLAFAERLGWRMQKQDEALVQQFCEQVGVRRQVFKVWMHNNKHTGSASRRQPQLPPQEQQSQQQPQPQQQQQ